The following are encoded in a window of Solidesulfovibrio magneticus RS-1 genomic DNA:
- the trsM gene encoding DVU_1556 family methyltransferase, with protein sequence MPFAAPLTGPAPFAPPAGPGLGGGRPGEKPYERADVRRATGGAIRPGGLALTDRALDLLPFAAGARLLDCGCGAGATLARLSAAGFRAVGCDISALLAAEAAGRVPGRALRAEACWLPFASTVFEGVFGECVLSALARPEAALEEIARVLVPGGYLVVSDLYLRAGSPGSGGAGAGCAAGALPREVAESRFARHGLPAVVFEDHTRHLIDLSCRLVLELGSAREVMAVLTGREPGCAGDGQKPRLGYGLWICRKEA encoded by the coding sequence GTGCCCTTCGCCGCGCCCCTGACCGGCCCCGCGCCCTTTGCGCCGCCGGCCGGCCCCGGCCTCGGGGGCGGCCGGCCGGGCGAAAAGCCCTACGAACGCGCCGACGTGCGCCGGGCCACGGGCGGGGCCATCCGTCCGGGCGGGCTGGCGCTCACCGACCGCGCCCTGGACTTGCTGCCCTTTGCCGCCGGCGCAAGGCTCCTGGACTGCGGCTGCGGGGCCGGGGCCACCCTGGCCCGCCTGAGCGCCGCCGGCTTCCGGGCCGTTGGCTGCGACATCTCGGCGTTGCTCGCCGCCGAGGCGGCGGGCCGCGTCCCGGGCCGGGCGCTTCGGGCCGAAGCCTGCTGGTTGCCCTTTGCCTCGACCGTCTTTGAAGGCGTTTTTGGCGAATGTGTGCTCTCGGCCCTGGCCCGGCCCGAGGCCGCCCTGGAGGAGATCGCCCGGGTCCTTGTCCCGGGCGGCTATCTCGTCGTCTCCGATCTCTATCTGCGGGCCGGGTCGCCCGGCAGCGGGGGCGCGGGCGCGGGCTGCGCCGCCGGGGCCCTGCCCCGGGAAGTGGCCGAATCGCGCTTTGCCCGGCATGGGCTGCCTGCCGTGGTCTTCGAGGACCACACCCGCCACCTCATTGATCTTTCCTGCCGTCTTGTCCTCGAACTCGGTTCCGCCCGGGAGGTCATGGCCGTGCTGACCGGCCGGGAGCCGGGCTGCGCGGGAGACGGCCAAAAACCGCGTCTGGGCTACGGCCTGTGGATTTGCCGCAAGGAGGCGTGA
- a CDS encoding DVU_1555 family C-GCAxxG-C-C protein, translated as MNPTLLEILPLAHKGYCCSQILILLALAAQGRENPELVRAAMGLCHGMGGTGGACGIMTGGCLALGLYTGKGRDEETPFEQGDALVSDFVDWFSQRALDDYGAITCAAILSDGKPDPTRCGGLMADAWNKMLELLVAYGLDPSEGRD; from the coding sequence ATGAATCCCACGCTGCTCGAAATCCTGCCCCTGGCCCACAAGGGCTACTGCTGCAGCCAGATCCTCATTCTCCTGGCCCTGGCCGCCCAGGGCCGCGAAAACCCGGAACTCGTCCGCGCCGCCATGGGCCTGTGCCACGGCATGGGCGGCACGGGCGGGGCCTGCGGCATCATGACCGGCGGCTGCCTGGCCCTGGGACTCTACACCGGCAAGGGCCGCGACGAGGAAACGCCCTTCGAACAAGGCGACGCCCTGGTGTCGGATTTCGTCGACTGGTTCAGCCAGCGCGCCCTGGACGACTACGGGGCCATCACCTGCGCTGCCATTTTAAGCGACGGCAAGCCCGACCCCACCCGCTGCGGCGGACTCATGGCCGACGCCTGGAACAAGATGCTCGAACTGCTCGTGGCCTACGGCCTCGACCCGTCCGAAGGGCGTGATTAG
- the trsS gene encoding radical SAM (seleno)protein TrsS produces MMTATESVCPVCLARLPAYREQDGDDGWLVRTCPKHGLFRTRYWHGPPGPQGWDRPKIPKPGTEPLGTAPGPGCPYVCGLCPEHHQRTCTVVLEVTGRCNLGCPVCFADAGSASAPDPSLADIAARLVQARQQAGPANLQISGGEPTMRADLPDIVAAAKAAGFPFVQLNTNGLALAADAALAPRLAAAGLDSVFLQCDGVSDAVHTALRGRPLAREKRAAMEACAAARLGLVLVATLVPGVNVAEVGELVRLAAKLAPGVRGVHFQPAACFGRYPGDGASAPRLTLPELLAALEAQTGGELRADDFHAPCCEHSLCSFSASFFVGPDGRLAVSGGGNCCDTGAAAIPAEDGARQSMAFVARQWGPAKAAPEPAAICDDFDRFLATAASRPKLSVSAMAFMDAWTLDLERARGCCIHVAVPDGRLIPFCLYNLTAADGTALYRPKPCA; encoded by the coding sequence ATGATGACGGCGACCGAGAGCGTTTGTCCGGTGTGTCTGGCCCGGTTGCCGGCATATCGCGAACAGGACGGCGACGACGGCTGGCTGGTGCGGACCTGCCCGAAGCACGGCCTGTTCCGTACGCGCTACTGGCACGGCCCGCCGGGGCCCCAAGGCTGGGATCGGCCGAAAATCCCCAAGCCCGGGACCGAACCTCTTGGCACGGCCCCGGGGCCGGGCTGTCCCTACGTCTGCGGCCTGTGCCCGGAGCACCACCAGCGCACCTGCACCGTGGTCCTGGAAGTGACCGGCCGCTGCAACCTCGGCTGCCCGGTCTGCTTTGCCGACGCCGGCAGCGCCAGCGCGCCCGATCCAAGCCTGGCCGACATCGCGGCGCGCCTCGTCCAGGCCCGCCAGCAGGCCGGACCGGCCAATCTGCAAATATCGGGCGGCGAACCGACCATGCGCGCCGATCTGCCGGACATCGTGGCCGCCGCCAAAGCCGCCGGGTTTCCCTTTGTCCAGCTCAATACCAACGGCTTGGCCCTGGCCGCAGACGCCGCCCTGGCCCCGCGCCTGGCGGCGGCCGGCCTGGATTCGGTCTTTTTGCAATGTGACGGCGTGTCCGACGCAGTCCATACGGCCCTTCGCGGCCGGCCCCTGGCCCGGGAGAAGCGCGCGGCCATGGAGGCTTGCGCCGCCGCCAGGCTTGGCCTGGTGCTGGTGGCGACCTTGGTCCCGGGCGTCAACGTGGCCGAGGTCGGCGAACTGGTGCGGCTGGCGGCAAAGCTCGCCCCGGGCGTGCGGGGGGTGCATTTCCAGCCGGCCGCCTGCTTTGGCCGCTATCCCGGCGACGGGGCCAGCGCCCCGCGCTTGACCCTGCCCGAACTCCTGGCCGCCCTGGAGGCGCAAACCGGCGGAGAACTGCGCGCCGACGATTTCCATGCCCCGTGCTGCGAGCATTCCCTGTGCTCTTTTTCCGCCTCCTTCTTCGTGGGCCCGGACGGTCGGCTGGCCGTATCCGGCGGCGGGAACTGCTGCGACACGGGGGCGGCTGCCATCCCGGCCGAGGACGGGGCGCGCCAGTCCATGGCCTTTGTCGCCCGCCAGTGGGGGCCGGCCAAGGCCGCGCCCGAGCCGGCCGCCATCTGCGACGATTTCGACCGTTTCCTGGCCACCGCCGCCAGCCGGCCCAAACTGAGCGTCTCGGCCATGGCCTTCATGGACGCCTGGACCCTGGACCTGGAGCGGGCGCGCGGCTGCTGCATCCATGTGGCCGTGCCGGACGGCCGGCTCATTCCCTTTTGCCTCTACAATCTGACCGCCGCCGACGGGACGGCGCTGTATCGCCCAAAACCATGCGCGTAA
- a CDS encoding DVU_1553 family AMP-dependent CoA ligase: MRVSPFDAWIATAIGQDGDTPDPARLVDWQLSALGRALDHARKAPFYRDRLAQLPPGFPESFEAFAGLATTTPADLAAQFPRFLAVPQDAVARMVTVATSGTTGPPKRMGLTDVDLAETLACFQVVMAVTLNPGERVLILFPADKPDSVGDLIGRGMRRLGALPVFGDPTGNPSRLAEALNAHRPASLIAAPSQLRAALEDLAAMQAARETLRSVVYASDFLSPELRERTAARFGCRVFDYYSATEMAYGGGMECLAGVGYHLREAQLYFEVLDPRSDVALAEGQVGEVAFTTLTPRGVPLVRYRTGDAAAMLPGPCPCGSPLRRLGPILGRIEKTSDGFAVVTPDKGKGRA; encoded by the coding sequence ATGCGCGTAAGCCCCTTTGACGCCTGGATCGCCACGGCCATCGGCCAGGACGGCGACACCCCGGACCCGGCCCGGCTGGTCGACTGGCAGCTTTCCGCCCTGGGCCGCGCCCTGGACCACGCTCGCAAGGCCCCGTTTTACCGCGACCGGCTGGCCCAGCTGCCGCCCGGGTTTCCCGAGAGCTTCGAGGCCTTCGCCGGGCTTGCGACCACCACGCCGGCCGATCTGGCCGCCCAGTTTCCGCGTTTCCTGGCCGTGCCCCAGGACGCGGTCGCCCGCATGGTCACCGTGGCCACCTCGGGCACCACCGGTCCGCCCAAGCGCATGGGCCTGACCGACGTCGACCTCGCCGAAACGCTTGCGTGTTTCCAGGTGGTCATGGCCGTGACGCTCAATCCCGGCGAGAGGGTGCTGATCCTGTTTCCGGCCGACAAGCCCGACAGCGTGGGCGACCTCATCGGCCGGGGGATGCGCCGGCTCGGGGCATTGCCGGTGTTCGGCGACCCGACGGGCAACCCGTCGCGGCTGGCCGAGGCTTTAAACGCCCATCGGCCGGCCAGCCTCATTGCCGCGCCGTCCCAGCTCCGCGCCGCCCTGGAGGACCTCGCCGCCATGCAGGCCGCCCGGGAGACGCTGCGCTCGGTGGTCTACGCCTCGGATTTCCTTTCGCCGGAGCTTCGCGAGCGCACGGCGGCTCGGTTTGGCTGCCGCGTCTTCGACTATTACAGCGCCACGGAAATGGCCTACGGCGGCGGCATGGAATGTCTGGCCGGGGTCGGCTACCATCTGCGCGAGGCGCAGCTCTATTTCGAGGTGCTTGATCCTCGCTCCGACGTCGCCCTGGCCGAGGGACAGGTGGGGGAGGTGGCCTTCACCACCCTGACACCGCGCGGCGTGCCGCTGGTGCGTTACCGCACCGGCGACGCGGCGGCCATGCTGCCCGGGCCGTGCCCGTGCGGCAGTCCGCTGCGGCGGCTGGGGCCGATCCTTGGACGCATCGAAAAAACTTCCGACGGCTTTGCCGTCGTCACCCCCGACAAGGGAAAGGGCAGGGCATGA
- a CDS encoding XdhC family aldehyde oxidoreductase maturation factor produces the protein MIELIAGINDRLSRGEALAAVTIVTNEGSTPRTAGSKMLVFADGSIAGTVGGGLGEGMAIAAAKETLSAGPSRLLGIDMTGQASAGADLICGGRMRVFIERIDPDDATKALFAALAGHLAAGRGCLIVARIGDGASGRALIAPDGVLGDAVPPEVLEAARKQGRGIAAPICFEAAGVPWVLEPALARDPLYIFGGGHVSRPTCHMAALVGFGVTVFDDRPEFANPERFPDARETMAYKELADCFAGRPFEESASVVIVTRGHAQDKDALALALRTRAGYIGMIGSVGKRDSVYERLRAEGFTAVDIARCHSPIGLEIEAETPEEIAVSIVAELIACRAARRG, from the coding sequence ATGATCGAACTGATTGCCGGCATAAACGACCGTTTGTCCCGGGGCGAGGCCCTGGCCGCCGTCACCATCGTCACCAACGAAGGCTCCACGCCGCGCACGGCCGGCTCCAAGATGCTGGTCTTTGCCGACGGCTCCATCGCCGGCACCGTGGGCGGCGGCCTGGGCGAGGGCATGGCCATCGCCGCCGCCAAGGAAACGCTCTCCGCCGGTCCGTCGCGGCTTCTGGGCATCGACATGACCGGCCAGGCCTCGGCCGGGGCCGATCTCATCTGCGGCGGCCGGATGCGGGTGTTTATCGAGCGCATCGACCCCGACGACGCCACCAAGGCGCTGTTCGCCGCCCTGGCCGGCCATCTGGCCGCCGGGCGCGGCTGCCTCATCGTGGCCCGCATCGGCGACGGGGCCAGCGGCCGGGCGCTCATCGCGCCGGACGGCGTTCTTGGTGACGCTGTACCGCCCGAGGTGCTGGAAGCCGCCCGCAAGCAAGGCCGGGGCATCGCCGCGCCCATCTGTTTCGAGGCGGCCGGAGTACCGTGGGTGCTGGAGCCGGCCCTGGCCCGCGATCCGCTCTATATTTTCGGCGGCGGCCATGTGTCGCGTCCGACCTGCCACATGGCGGCCCTGGTGGGCTTTGGCGTCACGGTCTTCGACGACCGCCCGGAATTCGCCAACCCCGAGCGTTTCCCCGACGCCCGGGAGACCATGGCTTACAAGGAGTTGGCCGACTGTTTCGCGGGCCGCCCCTTTGAAGAGAGCGCCTCGGTGGTCATCGTCACGCGCGGCCACGCCCAGGACAAGGACGCCCTGGCCTTGGCGCTGCGGACGCGGGCCGGCTACATCGGCATGATCGGCAGCGTGGGCAAGCGGGATTCGGTTTACGAACGGCTTCGCGCCGAGGGTTTCACCGCCGTCGACATCGCCCGCTGCCATTCGCCCATTGGCCTGGAGATCGAGGCCGAGACGCCGGAGGAAATCGCGGTCAGCATCGTGGCCGAGCTGATCGCCTGCCGGGCGGCGCGGCGGGGGTAG